The following coding sequences lie in one Labrus bergylta chromosome 5, fLabBer1.1, whole genome shotgun sequence genomic window:
- the wnk2 gene encoding serine/threonine-protein kinase WNK2 isoform X3, with the protein MDSAEDSRKDPPLGSTFSSAPNLDSDINANAHRAVYENGTDHNVNIQNESLRGSSDPSAYPSTDYQGLVRQRFIRRSLWVSDSEEQPLDPPECVNRSPELNIDLRTIVDRSRTRSQHGARLGLQDTSSTESQVGLKDSATESASAEEEKVGRRESVPKAEVVPSDVTGKAGSDENEEEPGTKAVSTSPGGRFLKFDIELGRGSFKTVYKGLDTDTWVEVAWCELQERKLSKAERQRFKEEAEMLKALQHPNIVRFYDFWESPMKGKKCIVLVTELMTSGTLKTYLKRFKVMKPKVLRSWCRQILKGLHFLHTRAPPIIHRDLKCDNIFITGPTGSVKIGDLGLATLKRASFAKSVIGTPEFMAPEMYEEHYDEAVDVYAFGMCMLEMATSEYPYSECQNAAQIYRKVTSGVKPASYSKISDPEIKEIIGECICHKWEERYSIKDLLNHAFFAEDTGVRVELNEEDDGKKSSIALKLWVEDPKKLKGKYKDTGAIEFTFDLVGEVPEVVAQEMVESGFFLDCDVKIVGKSIRDRVALIKWRRERTVLSGNGESAVKKMQPNLLQVPGSGVPEAATFSTTDYEDQEIEQQTLICTVPATTSTTSDSGVSSAMQLDDLSNQQNGPYQSLPEPISTAQIIYSPPAQADPQLHQGPYQQPTVQASQENYTHVSAQLHQGAHQQTTGQLHPGAYQQPASQLHQGPFQSQTTVSVPATPAPALHQSRQTAQSFQAEAPALQTQLTAQTSQEQLLPADQSTSHLSPPDIATHFPQSISGAPPPLLPLQFSTQFPSPYPVVQTGGINASSYPPAPLQCAYSSSGPHLSSSRFSPSPQHPSLPLSPHTVFPSVPSLGSPQTPLSTPQHVPGVALHMPLFTMTMSPVVPKQQDGSPVSQANLGSYHTMHPLPLSQVQPTPYPTPYSEQELAEQPVQIQTMVQHGLPAVQAPLWESGVDTESSATGQDLPVASTGKAPAPDSISASAQEKPGAQAPADIPALVTAQYQPSVPVSPQATAIHETTASTLTTVQAPVSAPGHSYEPPKGPSTSSDISGLASASAPVPVPAASVQSAAAAKSPAPFAASNQAPVLQPDGTQTAGSVSECASLAAAQQNLESTSTSSPFHLEPCLEDVLQDKPLSLPSYAYDSLNSDVASGKETSDGYDSLASGGKGDGKPRKHHRKSARTRSRQEKTSKPKLSMLNVCNTGDKMVECQLETHNHKMVTFKFDLDGDAPEEIATYMVENGFILLLEKEIFIDQLKDIVDKAEDMLNEDVEGERASTLSCSPQQGIISEGLVGESQQQGAHQPVYQQNVLHTGKRWFIICPVEETPTSSQDTPSDGTTTQSPGSSTTTQPADSGTARPSASREEGSSSTMSGGSGGFTYDVYGFCSPPIMSNTDPLLLATLSPPVSAPPTLQSVSSVEPTGSAMQPSIHQAQPARAQTLPPSSRHTSFPIEESHGSPLGSVSPIHAAQQLPNMTCPVSMAGEMPCCPLVMPLSLDVSALQVGSPLTPLPLQESGSAKEPLSVSYTSATRSERSQQPVVLHQPFSTVGGTKAPSLPQSPAPSQHGAGPAESDGEGRLGRGGFVDSTIKTLDEKLRNLLYQEYAPMYPSGSTAETPGSGTEYIQSPPGPESATGGSGNSTPGPMGEGRYRAGEQLPQIPERMDSLSTLSDSAVCASLSRRHVPHSASCSGTRGRFKLISVPPEVANRRDVKQRSWSSAASPAHPSGYPEDLVQSGAMAASTTIGRFSVVSTEDDITQRTRCSRYSAPPDFYLDTPPSMAKRGSLPRALTSPSVPVDVTVHARFLSSDSGAESSPAKMAPATPSQHTRSERRGSDLMKRAVAFLRRSGRSSSLQSSDSPSRHGGVHGSAYASSDNDSEMEDSDMKRELQRLREKHLREISELQANQRGEVELLYHRLGKAPPSGLGLSHVAPQTSRRKRSGKHRLKPGKLLSPLVQQFRNVTTRSSDSSKSSAATGTAEPTVSLNGSPAKASLPTHGRTGSCTSHLPSSTSEPVQTQQPCSLKGSLSSDNIYAGLHGDSTGTQAPLGQGWSNYPQTSERVTNKSSSKPRARFLRTTLKRLCLGKERGRSGASSGASNQSQQPPMGATPPSHQPVMGLAQAQANNSNNKTATYTGYPMCANENNLPEDLQRLMEDWAQEVLIVTHRPGTDSLSISGQQLWDHVVPRTQEQLASARYATSWTVADREACSLPLSWLDSPGSTMKTCPSSGPHPCDQLPLAPPFRALSSHVSVGQWPGFLSPLPSGVFAFPALPSAQDTPSTTPAPSYQPPDPKARTL; encoded by the exons GAACGGAAACTGTCCAAAGCTGAGAGACAGAGGTTCAAAGAGGAGGCGgagatgttaaaggcactgcaGCACCCCAACATCGTGCGATTCTACGACTTCTGGGAATCGCCAATGAAAGGGAAGAAGTGTATCGTTCTGGTAACAGAGTTAATGACCTCAGGGACGCTAAAAAC CTACCTGAAGCGTTTTAAGGTGATGAAGCCCAAAGTCCTTAGGAGCTGGTGCAGACAAATCCTCAAAGGCCTCCACTTCCTCCACACGAGGGCTCCTCCCATCATCCACAGAGACCTCAAGTGTGacaacatcttcatcactggTCCAACAGGCTCTGTTAAAATAGGAGACCTGGGCCTGGCGACTCTGAAGAGGGCCTCCTTTGCTAAAAGTGTTATAG GAACTCCGGAGTTCATGGCCCCAGAGATGTATGAGGAGCACTATGATGAGGCTGTGGATGTTTATGCGTTTGGGATGTGTATGCTGGAGATGGCCACTTCTGAATACCCCTACTCAGAGTGTCAAAACGCTGCTCAGATCTACCGCAAAGTGACCAGT ggTGTGAAACCTGCCAGCTACAGTAAAATCAGTGACCCAGAAATCAAGGAAATAATAGGGGAATGTATCTGTCACAAATGGGAGGAAAG gtACTCCATCAAGGACCTCCTAAATCATGCATTCTTTGCAGAGGATACAGGCGTGAGGGTGGAGCTCAATGAAGAGGATGATGGGAAGAAATCCTCTATTGCTCTGAAGCTGTGGGTTGAAGATCCTAAAAAGCTGAAGGGGAAGTACAAGGACACTGGTGCCATCGAGTTTACCTTTGACTTGGTCGGGGAGGTCCCAGAGGTTGTCGCCCAAGAAATG GTTGAATCAGGTTTTTTCCTGGACTGTGATGTGAAGATAGTAGGGAAGTCCATCCGGGATCGCGTGGCACTTATCAAATGGAGGAGGGAGCGGACTGTCCTGTCAGGAAACGGCGAGTCAGCTGTGAAGAAGATGCAGCCGAACCTACTGCAGGTTCCCGGTTCAGGTGTACCAGAGGCTGCCACGTTTTCTACTACGGATTATGAGGACCAAGAGATAGAGCAGCAGACCCTGATCTGCACCGTACCAGCCACAACATCTACCACAT CTGACAGTGGAGTGAGCTCTGCCATGCAATTAGATGATCTGAGCAATCAGCAAAACGGACCCTACCAGTCCCTTCCAGAGCCCATTTCCACAGCTCAGATAATCTACAGTCCTCCTGCGCAGGCTGACCCACAGCTGCACCAGGGGCCCTACCAGCAACCCACAGTACAGGCCTCACAGGAAAACTACACACACGTATCCGCTCAATTACACCAGGGAGCCCACCAGCAAACCACAGGTCAGCTGCATCCTGGGGCATATCAACAACCTGCATCCCAGCTGCACCAAGGGCCTTTTCAGTCTCAAACA ACAGTTTCTGTTCCGGCTACACCAGCCCCAGCTCTGCACCAGAGTagacaaacagcacagagcTTCCAAGCTGAAGCACCTGCGCTCCAGACACAGCTTACTGCCCAAACCAGCCAGGAGCAG CTTTTACCTGCTGACCAGAGCACATCTCACCTGAGTCCTCCTGACATAGCAACCCATTTTCCACAGTCAATCTCTGGTGCACCTCCTCCACTCCTGCCCCTGCAGTTCAGCACACAG TTCCCCTCCCCATATCCTGTTGTTCAAACAGGAGGCATCAACGCCTCCTCTTACCCCCCAGCTCCTCTGCAATGTGCCTACAGCAGTAGTGGCCCTCATCTGTCCAGCTCCCGCTTCTCACCTTCACCCCagcatccctccctccctctgagCCCTCACACTGTCTTCCCCTCTGTACCTTCCCTCGGCTCCCCTCAGACCCCCCTGTCCACACCTCAGCACGTGCCTGGTGTGGCACTCCATATGCCACTATTCACCATGACCATGTCCCCTGTAGTCCCCAAGCAGCAGGACGGCTCTCCCGTATCTCAGGCTAACCTTGGTAGCTACCACACCATGCATCCCTTACCTCTCTCCCAGGTACAACCCACCCCATACCCCACCCCCTACTCTGAGCAGGAACTGGCTGAGCAGCCTGTCCAG attcaGACTATGGTCCAGCATGGGTTGCCTGCTGTTCAGGCTCCTCTCTGGGAAAGTGGAGTGGACACAGAATCGTCTGCAACTGGCCAGGACTTACCTGTAGCATCGACAGGAAAAGCTCCAGCCCCTGACTCTATCTCAGCTTCAGCTCAAGAAAAACCTGGAGCTCAAGCCCCAGCAGATATTCCAGCTCTGGTCACAGCACAATACCAACCCTCAGTCCCAGTGTCTCCTCAAGCCACAGCCATCCATGAGACTACAGCCTCAACCCTCACAACAGTTCAAGCACCTGTGTCTGCACCAGGCCACTCTTATGAACCACCAAAAGGCCCCTCTACTAGCTCGGACATATCTGGCTTGGCCTCAGCCTCAGCCCCAGTCCCAGTGCCAGCAGCCTCTGTTcagtctgcagctgctgctaaATCTCCAGCTCCATTCGCAGCTTCAAACCAGGCTCCAGTTCTGCAGCCTGATGGCACTCAGACAGCAGGCTCGGTGTCTGAATGTGCAAGCCTGGCCGCAGCTCAGCAAAACCTGGAGTCCACATCTACATCCAGCCCCTTTCATCTAGAGCCCTGCTTAGAG GATGTACTTCAGGACAAACCATTATCTTTACCCAGTTATGCCTATGACAG TCTCAACTCTGATGTAGCGTCTGGTAAGGAAACCAGCGATGGCTATGACAGCTTGGCAAGTGGAGGGAAGGGGGACGGGAAACCCAGGAAACACCACCGCAAGTCTGCCCGCACGCGTTCCCGACAAGAGAAGACCAGCAAACCCAAACTGAGCATGCTCAAC GTTTGCAACACTGGAGATAAAATGGTGGAATGCCAGCTGGAGACTCACAACCACAAAATGGTGACATTTAAATTTGATCTGGATGGAGATGCTCCAGAGGAAATAGCTACATACATG GTAGAGAATGGCTTCATCCTGCTGTTAGAGAAGGAGATCTTCATCGACCAGCTAAAGGACATTGTTGATAAAGCTGAGGACATGCTGAATGAAGACGTGGAGGGTGAAAGAGCTTCCACTTTGAGTTGCAGTCCTCAGCAAGGCATTATTTCTGAAGGGCTGGTAGGAGAG AGTCAGCAGCAAGGAGCACATCAGCCCGTCTATCAGCAGAATG TTCTCCACACAGGAAAGAGATGGTTCATAATCTGCCCCGTAGAAGAAACGCCCACATCCAGCCAGGACACCCCGTCTGATGGTACAACCACACAGTCTCCTGGGAGTTCTACCACTACCCAGCCTGCTGATAGTGGCACTGCCAGGCCATCTGCATCCAGAG aAGAGGGGTCATCCTCAACAATGTCTGGAGGAAGTGGAGGCTTCACATACGATGTGTATGGATTCTGCAGCCCTCCTATAATGTCGAACACAGACCCTCTACTCCTAGCTACTTTGTCTCCCCCTGTGTCTGCTCCCCCCACTCTTCAGTCAGTGTCCTCAGTGGAGCCTACAGGCAGCGCGATGCAGCCCAGCATTCATCAGGCGCAGCCAGCCAGAGCTCAAACTTTGCCTCCATCGTCCCGACATACATCTTTTCCGATTGAAGAGTCGCATGGATCCCCTTTGGGCTCCGTGTCTCCGATCCATGCAGCCCAGCAGCTACCCAACATGACATGTCCTGTATCTATGGCAGGCGAGATGCCATGCTGCCCCCTAGTGATGCCCTTGTCCCTGGATGTGAGCGCTTTACAGGTGGGGTCTCCACTCACTCCTCTGCCCCTCCAGGAATCCGGCTCAGCCAAAGAGCCGCTGTCAGTCTCCTACACCTCTGCAACGCGGAGCGAGCGCTCGCAGCAGCCTGTGGTTCTCCACCAGCCTTTTTCCACTGTTGGTGGGACCAAAGCTCCCTCACTGCCCCAGAGTCCAGCACCTTCCCAGCATGGTGCTGGGCCTGCAGAGTCAGACGGAGAGGGACGCCTGGGCCGTGGTGGCTTTGTGGATAGCACCATAAAAACACTGGATGAGAAACTAAGGAATCTGCTCTACCAGGAGTACGCCCCCATGTATCCATCAGGAAGTACTGCAGAGACACCGGGCTCCGGCACCGAGTACATCCAGtctcctcctggtccagaaaGCGCCACAGGGGGGTCAGGAAACAGCACCCCAGGGCCCATGGGGGAGGGACGCTACAGAGCAGGAGAGCAACTG CCTCAAATTCCAGAGAGAATGGATAGTTTGAGCACACTGAGTGACTCAGCCGTGTGTG CGTCCCTGTCAAGAAGACACGTTCCTCACTCTGCTTCCTGCTCTGGAACAAGAGGAAGGTTTAAG CTAATTTCCGTTCCTCCTGAAGTGGCCAACAGGCGAGATGTAAAACAAAGGAGCTGGAGCAGCGCTGCATCACCAGCACATCCTTCAGGATACCCTGAGGACCTTGTTCAGTCCGGGGCCATGGCTGCCTCCACCACTATTGGCCGTTTCTCTGTGGTCAGCACAGAAGATGACATTACCCAAAGGACACGATGCAGCCGCTACTCTGCACCTCCTGATTTCTATCTGGACACGCCTCCTTCTATGGCCAAGCGGGGCTCTCTGCCTCGCGCCCTGACTTCCCCCTCTGTCCCTGTGGATGTCACGGTCCATGCTCGTTTCCTCTCCTCGGACTCAGGGGCTGAGAGCAGCCCTGCAAAAATGGCTCCCGCTACCCCGTCTCAGCATACTCGCTCTGAGCGCAGAGGAAGCGACCTTATGAAGAGGGCGGTGGCCTTCCTCCGCCGCTCAGGGCGCAGCAGCAGCTTGCAGAGCTCTGACTCACCGAGTAGGCATGGAGGAGTGCATGGCTCAGCCTATGCCAGCAGCGATAATGACTCAGAGATGGAGGATTCAGACATGAAGAGGGAACTGCAGAGACTCAGGGAGAA ACACCTGAGGGAAATTTCTGAGCTGCAGGCCAATCAGCGAGGGGAAGTTGAGCTGCTGTATCACCGTCTTGGTAAAGCCCCTCCGTCTGGCCTGGGACTCTCGCATGTTGCACCACAAACCAGCCGCAGAAAAAGGTCCGGCAAGCACAGACTGAAGCCTGGCAAACTTCTTAGCCCCCTGGTTCAAcagtttagaaatgtcacaactAGATCTAGTGACTCCAGCAAATCCA GTGCTGCTACAGGAACGGCTGAGCCCACTGTGAGTTTAAACGGCTCTCCAGCAAAAGCTTCTCTCCCAACTCACGGCAGGACGGGCTCATGCACCAGCCACCTTCCCAGCTCTACCTCAGAGCCTGTTCAGACTCAGCAGCCCTGTTCCCTTAAGGGCTCTTTGTCTTCTGATAATATTTACGCCGGACTGCATGGAGATAGCACCGGCACACAAGCGCCCCTTGGACAAG GCTGGTCTAATTACCCTCAAACATCTGAGAGAGTGACCAATAAATCGAGTAGCAAGCCCCGAGCTAGATTTCTCA GGACAACGCTGAAGCGACTGTGTCTTGGCAAAGAGCGTGGCA GGTCTGGAGCCAGCTCGGGGGCTTCTAATCAATCACAGCAACCGCCTATGGGTGCCACTCCTCCTTCTCATCAGCCAGTGATGGGACTGGCTCAGGCTCAGGCCaataacagcaacaacaaaacagccaCATACACTGGTTATCCCATGTGTGCAAATGAGAACAACCTGCCTGAGGACTTGCAGCGGCTGATGGAGGACTGGGCCCAGGAGGTCCTGATTGTCACCCACAGGCCAGGCACTGACTCTCTGAGCATCAGCGGGCAGCAGCTTTGGGATCATGTTGTGCCTCGAACACAAGAGCAACTGGCTAGTGCTAGATAT GCCACATCATGGACAGTCGCTGATCGAGAGGCCTGCAGTCTTCCCCTGTCATGGCTGGACAGTCCAGGGTCAACAATGAAGACCTGCCCCTCTTCAGGGCCCCATCCATGTGATCAGCTGCCATTGGCCCCTCCTTTCAGGGCACTGTCCTCACATGTGTCCGTTGGCCAGTGGCCTGGGTTTCTCTCCCCACTTCCTTCAGGAGTTTTTGCCTTTCCTGCTTTGCCCTCAGCCCAGGACACCCCAAGCACCACTCCAGCTCCATCATATCAGCCACCTGACCCCAAAGCCAGGACTCTCTAA